The Parvibaculaceae bacterium PLY_AMNH_Bact1 genome window below encodes:
- the rnr gene encoding ribonuclease R (Derived by automated computational analysis using gene prediction method: Protein Homology. GO_function: GO:0008997 - ribonuclease R activity [Evidence IEA]; GO_process: GO:0006401 - RNA catabolic process [Evidence IEA]) — translation MASPKKPPTKKKRDRKPKKPDVTLPTRDQIMAFVTESPGKVGKREIAKAFGISGSQRIGLKRILKELTQEGLLKKEEGKSLAKPGEMPPVAVIDITKRDQDGELIATPNNWSEDTPVPQIVIVPGDANERQRGAPAGVGDRVLARITKTGEEGPADYVYEARVIRRIGKGNENFLGIFRKTPTGGRIVPVDKKARNEYEVTRPHIGEAEEGDLVLVEAMPGPRYAPRRAKVKETYGRGDEQRSISLIAIHAHGIPDEFPETVIAAADAAKSVRISKARDDLRDVPLITIDPPDARDHDDAVAALPDDDPKNEGGWVVYVAIADVSHYVQSGGLLDKEALKRGNSTYFPDRVVPMLPERISNDLCSLREGEDRPCLAVRMVFDKNGHKKSHEFLRGIMHSAAKLSYAEAQAAFEGNPDPRFADLQKPVIEPLWQAYQAMSKARDKRGPLALDLPEHKIVIDRKVGKISEIKIADKFESMRVIEECMIQANVCAAESLEAKKSPLIYRIHDAPSREKLMALSEFLETLDMKVAKGVVMKPAQFNQILAKVKDTEHAQMVSDVVLRSQAQAIYSPDNLGHFGLNLRRYAHFTSPIRRYADLIVHRSLISALKLGTDGLSDDDVKLMSQTAEHISQTERRSMVAERDSNDRYIASYLEKQIGAEFAGRISGVTRFGLFIRLSDTGADGLIPIASLDNDFYHHDEGAHALIGDRTGIRYRIGDPVRVRLEEATPVTGGLRFTMLEGGTEGKGKRRGKNGGRPNTGRKPYKRGGGRNLRSRGKK, via the coding sequence TTGGCCTCACCCAAAAAGCCACCCACCAAAAAGAAGCGTGACCGCAAGCCCAAAAAGCCTGATGTAACGCTTCCGACCCGCGACCAGATCATGGCCTTCGTGACAGAATCGCCAGGCAAGGTGGGCAAACGCGAAATTGCCAAGGCCTTCGGTATTTCAGGCTCCCAACGGATCGGCCTGAAGCGCATTCTGAAAGAGCTCACACAGGAAGGCCTGCTCAAAAAAGAAGAAGGTAAGTCGCTCGCCAAACCAGGCGAGATGCCCCCTGTCGCTGTGATCGACATCACCAAACGCGATCAGGACGGTGAACTCATTGCGACACCAAACAACTGGTCAGAAGACACGCCCGTCCCGCAAATAGTCATTGTCCCAGGCGACGCAAATGAGCGACAGCGCGGCGCACCGGCAGGGGTTGGCGATCGCGTCTTAGCGCGCATCACAAAGACGGGTGAAGAAGGCCCCGCTGACTATGTCTATGAAGCCCGTGTCATTCGCCGCATCGGCAAAGGCAATGAGAACTTCCTCGGCATCTTCCGAAAGACCCCTACCGGCGGACGCATTGTCCCTGTCGATAAGAAGGCCCGGAACGAATATGAAGTCACCCGACCGCATATCGGTGAGGCAGAAGAAGGTGACCTGGTATTGGTCGAAGCCATGCCGGGCCCGCGCTACGCACCACGACGTGCGAAGGTCAAAGAGACCTATGGCCGTGGCGATGAGCAACGTTCCATCAGCCTGATCGCTATTCATGCTCATGGCATTCCGGACGAGTTTCCAGAAACCGTCATCGCTGCCGCAGACGCAGCAAAGTCCGTGCGGATTAGCAAAGCCCGCGATGATCTGCGCGACGTGCCCCTCATCACCATCGACCCGCCAGACGCGCGCGATCATGACGATGCGGTTGCCGCACTCCCAGACGATGATCCGAAAAACGAAGGGGGCTGGGTTGTCTACGTGGCCATTGCCGATGTCTCTCACTATGTGCAGAGCGGCGGACTTCTGGACAAGGAAGCACTGAAACGCGGCAACTCGACCTACTTCCCGGATCGCGTGGTTCCGATGCTGCCCGAACGCATCTCAAACGATCTCTGTTCACTCCGCGAAGGCGAAGACCGGCCCTGCCTTGCCGTTCGCATGGTGTTCGACAAGAACGGGCACAAAAAAAGCCACGAGTTCCTGCGCGGCATCATGCACTCAGCTGCAAAACTCTCCTACGCGGAAGCCCAGGCAGCGTTTGAAGGCAATCCCGACCCTCGCTTCGCTGATTTGCAAAAGCCAGTTATCGAGCCGCTGTGGCAGGCTTACCAGGCCATGTCCAAAGCAAGGGACAAACGCGGGCCCCTCGCGCTTGATCTGCCGGAGCATAAGATCGTCATTGACCGAAAAGTCGGCAAAATCAGCGAAATCAAAATCGCAGACAAGTTTGAGTCTATGCGTGTCATCGAAGAGTGCATGATCCAGGCGAATGTCTGTGCAGCTGAATCTCTTGAAGCGAAAAAATCTCCGCTCATCTACCGCATTCACGACGCGCCTAGCCGCGAGAAATTGATGGCTTTGTCTGAGTTTCTGGAAACACTGGATATGAAGGTTGCTAAAGGCGTGGTGATGAAGCCCGCCCAGTTCAATCAGATCCTGGCAAAGGTAAAAGACACAGAACACGCCCAGATGGTGAGCGACGTCGTGCTGCGCAGTCAGGCACAAGCCATCTATTCCCCGGACAATCTGGGGCACTTCGGGTTGAACCTGCGCCGCTATGCGCACTTCACTTCGCCCATCCGACGGTACGCTGACCTCATTGTTCATCGCAGCCTCATTAGCGCGCTAAAACTCGGGACAGATGGATTGAGCGATGATGATGTGAAACTGATGTCGCAAACGGCAGAACACATCTCACAGACCGAGCGGCGTTCCATGGTCGCTGAACGCGACTCCAATGACCGCTATATCGCGTCCTATCTGGAAAAACAGATTGGCGCGGAGTTCGCCGGCCGCATTTCCGGCGTGACACGCTTTGGCCTCTTCATCCGTTTGAGCGACACAGGCGCCGATGGGCTCATCCCCATTGCAAGCCTCGACAATGATTTCTATCACCATGACGAAGGCGCCCACGCATTGATTGGTGACAGGACAGGCATCCGTTATCGCATCGGCGATCCGGTTCGCGTGCGTTTGGAGGAAGCCACGCCGGTGACCGGCGGTCTGCGCTTCACCATGCTCGAAGGCGGGACAGAGGGAAAAGGCAAGCGCCGCGGAAAAAACGGCGGACGGCCCAACACTGGACGAAAGCCTTACAAGCGCGGCGGGGGTCGAAATTTGCGGTCCCGCGGGAAAAAGTAG
- a CDS encoding NUDIX domain-containing protein (Derived by automated computational analysis using gene prediction method: Protein Homology. GO_function: GO:0016787 - hydrolase activity [Evidence IEA]) produces MATNKKSSKAATGAFDPKEARNQEYRQDKAPAVRPKEAATLIIVRRDAAKPRILMGKRAAGHKFMPNKFVFPGGRMDAADSRVKAHKGLRAPVERRLLDRMRGTPSPNKARGLAMAAIRETFEETGLVIGKKVSEPFQTRNPEWQAYYNEHVAPDLSAVDFIARAITPPYRNRRFDTRFFMIDADQIRGDLHDTDRASGELLELHWLEIKDAFDLDLPNITRMILGEMQERLELPKPVQAKRPVPFVHFRGATPVRDTL; encoded by the coding sequence ATGGCGACCAACAAAAAAAGCAGCAAAGCAGCAACGGGCGCATTTGACCCCAAAGAGGCACGCAATCAGGAGTACCGGCAGGACAAAGCACCAGCGGTCCGCCCAAAGGAAGCTGCCACCCTGATCATCGTCCGACGTGACGCAGCGAAGCCACGCATCCTCATGGGGAAGCGGGCCGCGGGACACAAATTCATGCCCAACAAATTTGTCTTTCCCGGCGGCCGAATGGACGCCGCCGACAGCCGGGTGAAAGCACACAAGGGTCTGCGCGCACCTGTTGAACGCCGCCTCCTGGACCGTATGCGAGGCACTCCCAGTCCCAACAAAGCGCGTGGGCTTGCAATGGCGGCGATCAGAGAGACATTCGAAGAAACAGGCCTTGTTATCGGCAAAAAGGTGAGTGAGCCCTTTCAAACCCGCAATCCCGAATGGCAGGCCTATTACAACGAGCATGTTGCGCCCGACCTTTCAGCGGTTGACTTCATCGCCCGCGCGATCACGCCACCGTATCGAAACCGCCGCTTCGACACCCGCTTCTTTATGATCGACGCAGATCAGATCCGCGGTGATCTCCATGACACTGACCGTGCATCCGGTGAGCTTCTCGAACTCCACTGGCTAGAGATTAAGGATGCATTTGATCTCGACCTGCCAAACATCACTCGGATGATTTTGGGTGAAATGCAGGAACGGTTGGAGCTGCCAAAACCTGTACAAGCGAAGCGACCAGTTCCCTTTGTCCATTTTCGCGGCGCGACCCCCGTCAGAGACACTCTATGA
- the plsY gene encoding glycerol-3-phosphate 1-O-acyltransferase PlsY (Derived by automated computational analysis using gene prediction method: Protein Homology. GO_component: GO:0005886 - plasma membrane [Evidence IEA]; GO_function: GO:0008374 - O-acyltransferase activity [Evidence IEA]; GO_process: GO:0006654 - phosphatidic acid biosynthetic process [Evidence IEA]), producing MPDPISWSAAMPYYAAALFVGYLLGSIPFGLIITRFAGLGDIRDIGSGNIGATNALRTGNKWVAGATFLGDMSKGAAAVLLARQFGPDLAVIAAFGALVGHLFPVWLRFKGGKGISTYIGVLLALAWPVGLLFCATWLVVALIFRMSSLSSLVASLLSPVYFVWVDQWQMVELSVLLVILVFYAHRENIRRLLSGTEPRFGQKDDA from the coding sequence ATGCCTGATCCCATCAGCTGGTCAGCAGCAATGCCTTACTATGCTGCCGCTCTTTTCGTCGGATATCTTCTAGGGTCCATCCCTTTTGGTTTGATCATTACCCGTTTTGCCGGTCTTGGCGATATTCGCGACATCGGCTCCGGAAATATCGGCGCAACCAACGCTCTGAGGACAGGCAATAAGTGGGTCGCGGGCGCTACATTCCTCGGCGACATGAGCAAAGGCGCTGCAGCAGTGCTCCTTGCACGCCAATTCGGACCCGATCTTGCTGTCATAGCCGCGTTCGGCGCCCTCGTCGGCCATCTCTTCCCCGTTTGGCTGAGGTTTAAAGGCGGCAAGGGAATCTCGACCTATATCGGCGTTCTGCTGGCGCTGGCTTGGCCTGTCGGCCTGCTCTTTTGCGCAACCTGGCTCGTTGTCGCGCTTATCTTTCGGATGTCTTCTTTGTCATCCCTGGTTGCCTCACTGCTATCACCAGTTTACTTTGTCTGGGTCGACCAGTGGCAGATGGTCGAATTGAGCGTACTACTGGTGATCCTCGTCTTTTATGCGCACAGAGAGAACATCCGGCGTCTGCTCAGCGGCACAGAGCCGCGTTTTGGACAAAAAGACGACGCCTAA
- the topA gene encoding type I DNA topoisomerase (Derived by automated computational analysis using gene prediction method: Protein Homology. GO_component: GO:0005737 - cytoplasm [Evidence IEA]; GO_function: GO:0003677 - DNA binding [Evidence IEA]; GO_function: GO:0003917 - DNA topoisomerase type I (single strand cut, ATP-independent) activity [Evidence IEA]; GO_process: GO:0006260 - DNA replication [Evidence IEA]; GO_process: GO:0006265 - DNA topological change [Evidence IEA]): protein MDVVIVESPSKAKTINKYLGKNFTVLASYGHVRDLPSKDGSVKPDEDFSMAWDADAKSQKRLNDIAKAVKGADKLILATDPDREGEAISWHVLEVLKKKKALGDKPVERVVFNAITKRAVLAAMDSPRELDIQLIDAYLARRALDYLVGFTLSPVLWRKLPGSRSAGRVQSVALRLICDRELEIEAFNPQEYWTVEADMTTGKGDEFVARLVSHNGERLDKFDLPNEKAAEAVRARVAVEPFSIQSVESKPARRNPPAPFTTSTLQQEASRKLGFSASRTMMVAQRLYEGIEIDSETTGLITYMRTDGVQIAEEAIAQSRTVITNEFGEAYLPDKAREYKTKAKNAQEAHEAIRPTDLSRLPSHVKALLNNDEKRLYELVWNRTLASQMESVRMERTTIEMASEDKTLGLRASGSVIVFDGFLKLYQEGTDDKDDSEEDGRLPKVASGDRLGTKEARADQHFTEPPPRFSEASLVKRMEELSIGRPSTYASILGVLQDRGYVQLDKKRFIPDDKGRLVTAFLESFFTQYVEFGFTADLEEKLDKISAGELNWKDVLREFWDGFTAHVEGTSDLRITQVLDRLNEVLEPHVFPEKEDGSPRRGCPSCEGGELSLKVGRFGAFVGCSNYPECKFTRQLTKGMDGDPAAADRILGTHPDTGKDVELKNGRFGPYIHMDPVEEDEKPKRAGIPKTWALEDVDLEKALQLLSLPREVGPHPEDGEMITAGLGRYGPFVLHNKTYANLDTPDEVFTVGLNRAVAAIAEKKANPGRRQAAPPLKELGEHPEFGGPVNVLNGRFGPYVKHDKINATLPRGAKPEDVTMEEAVRLIAERAAKGPAKKKAKKKAAKKKTAKKKVAKKKTAKKKTAKKKTAKKKTAAKKKAAPKTAETDETAEATD from the coding sequence ATGGACGTTGTCATTGTTGAATCGCCTTCAAAGGCGAAAACGATCAACAAGTATCTGGGTAAAAACTTCACCGTTCTTGCCTCCTATGGCCATGTGCGAGACCTGCCGTCGAAGGACGGATCGGTCAAACCGGATGAAGACTTCTCAATGGCCTGGGACGCGGACGCCAAATCCCAAAAACGCCTGAATGACATAGCAAAGGCCGTTAAAGGCGCAGACAAACTGATCCTGGCGACTGACCCTGACCGCGAGGGGGAAGCGATCTCCTGGCATGTTCTCGAGGTGCTGAAGAAAAAGAAGGCGCTGGGCGACAAACCCGTTGAACGGGTGGTCTTCAACGCCATCACAAAGCGCGCCGTGCTTGCTGCCATGGACAGCCCGCGTGAGCTCGATATCCAACTGATTGACGCCTATCTCGCCCGCCGCGCTCTGGACTATCTGGTAGGTTTCACACTTTCCCCTGTTCTGTGGCGGAAACTGCCGGGCAGCCGTTCCGCTGGCCGCGTGCAATCCGTAGCCCTGCGCCTGATCTGCGATAGAGAGCTCGAAATCGAAGCCTTCAACCCCCAGGAATACTGGACGGTTGAAGCAGATATGACGACTGGCAAAGGCGATGAGTTCGTCGCCCGTCTTGTGTCACATAATGGCGAGCGGTTGGACAAGTTCGACCTGCCAAACGAAAAAGCAGCTGAAGCGGTCCGCGCGCGGGTAGCCGTCGAGCCATTCTCAATCCAGTCGGTCGAGAGCAAACCGGCAAGGCGCAACCCGCCTGCCCCCTTCACCACGTCAACACTTCAACAGGAAGCATCTCGGAAATTGGGCTTCTCTGCGAGCAGGACCATGATGGTCGCCCAGCGCCTCTATGAAGGCATCGAGATTGACAGCGAGACCACAGGGCTCATCACCTATATGCGGACAGACGGCGTGCAGATCGCAGAAGAAGCGATTGCCCAATCCCGCACCGTGATCACCAACGAGTTTGGCGAAGCCTACCTGCCTGACAAGGCCCGCGAGTACAAAACCAAGGCAAAGAATGCCCAGGAAGCGCACGAAGCGATCCGCCCAACGGATTTGTCGCGCCTACCCAGCCATGTCAAAGCACTGCTGAACAATGACGAGAAACGGCTCTATGAGCTTGTCTGGAACCGCACACTCGCGAGCCAGATGGAAAGTGTGCGTATGGAACGCACCACCATTGAGATGGCGTCTGAAGACAAGACGCTCGGCCTTCGCGCCAGTGGTTCCGTCATCGTATTTGATGGCTTCCTGAAACTTTACCAGGAAGGCACTGACGACAAGGACGATAGCGAAGAAGACGGTCGTCTTCCGAAAGTCGCCTCCGGAGATCGTCTCGGCACAAAAGAAGCCCGCGCCGACCAGCATTTCACGGAGCCGCCGCCCCGCTTCTCCGAAGCGTCCCTCGTTAAAAGAATGGAAGAGCTCAGCATTGGGCGCCCATCGACATATGCAAGCATTCTCGGTGTGCTTCAGGATCGCGGCTACGTCCAGCTCGACAAGAAACGCTTCATCCCGGATGACAAAGGTCGACTGGTTACAGCCTTCTTGGAGAGCTTCTTTACTCAGTATGTGGAGTTTGGTTTCACAGCAGATCTCGAAGAAAAGCTCGACAAGATCTCAGCCGGAGAACTGAACTGGAAAGATGTCCTGCGTGAGTTCTGGGACGGCTTTACCGCCCATGTGGAGGGCACTTCAGATCTCCGCATCACCCAGGTACTCGATCGCCTAAACGAAGTTCTCGAGCCTCACGTATTCCCCGAAAAGGAAGATGGCAGTCCGCGTCGCGGATGTCCGTCTTGTGAGGGCGGCGAGCTATCGCTCAAAGTTGGGCGCTTCGGTGCTTTTGTCGGCTGTTCCAACTATCCAGAATGCAAGTTCACCCGCCAGCTCACCAAGGGCATGGATGGAGACCCTGCCGCCGCAGACCGTATTCTGGGAACTCACCCAGATACAGGCAAAGACGTGGAACTGAAGAACGGCCGCTTCGGCCCCTACATCCACATGGACCCTGTCGAAGAAGATGAAAAGCCAAAACGCGCGGGCATTCCCAAGACCTGGGCGTTGGAAGACGTTGACCTTGAAAAAGCATTGCAGCTTTTATCTCTGCCACGCGAGGTCGGTCCCCATCCAGAAGATGGGGAAATGATCACCGCGGGCCTTGGCCGCTATGGTCCCTTCGTGCTCCACAACAAGACGTATGCAAATCTGGACACGCCCGACGAAGTCTTCACTGTCGGGCTGAACCGCGCAGTCGCCGCCATTGCCGAGAAGAAAGCAAATCCCGGTCGGCGTCAGGCCGCTCCACCGCTCAAAGAGCTGGGCGAACATCCGGAATTTGGTGGTCCTGTGAATGTTTTGAACGGTCGCTTCGGACCTTATGTGAAGCATGACAAGATCAATGCAACCCTACCCCGTGGCGCAAAGCCTGAAGACGTAACCATGGAAGAAGCTGTTCGGCTAATCGCTGAACGGGCTGCCAAAGGTCCTGCGAAAAAGAAGGCCAAGAAGAAAGCTGCGAAGAAGAAGACGGCCAAGAAAAAGGTCGCCAAAAAGAAAACGGCAAAAAAGAAGACCGCTAAGAAAAAAACCGCCAAGAAGAAAACGGCAGCTAAGAAAAAAGCTGCGCCCAAAACGGCGGAAACAGATGAGACGGCTGAGGCGACGGATTAA
- a CDS encoding hypothetical protein (Derived by automated computational analysis using gene prediction method: GeneMarkS-2+.) produces MSGRKAEPLKTKQACKKSSVQGDEVAAYAFDMLQSLRETCTGDKHRFLSYLIGMAAEEAQRLSEGLPSAAAQFVKQPTSVSVSKKH; encoded by the coding sequence ATGAGCGGGCGCAAAGCCGAACCATTGAAGACAAAGCAAGCCTGCAAAAAGTCTTCGGTCCAAGGAGACGAAGTGGCAGCTTATGCGTTCGACATGCTGCAATCTCTCCGTGAAACCTGTACCGGCGACAAGCACAGATTTTTGTCCTATCTGATCGGCATGGCAGCGGAAGAAGCTCAGCGTTTGTCAGAAGGTTTGCCAAGCGCTGCCGCACAATTTGTGAAACAACCTACGAGTGTTTCAGTCTCAAAAAAGCACTGA
- a CDS encoding hypothetical protein (Derived by automated computational analysis using gene prediction method: GeneMarkS-2+.): MTTSIDGPKFPQVESAKTAHSLPFFEMAADMDLISRRLEHGENVPACQMALVLGSTVSLECVLPAQGV; this comes from the coding sequence ATGACAACGTCCATTGATGGTCCCAAATTTCCGCAGGTTGAAAGTGCAAAAACCGCCCATTCTCTACCATTTTTTGAAATGGCGGCAGATATGGACCTGATCTCACGTCGGCTGGAACATGGTGAAAACGTTCCTGCCTGTCAAATGGCGCTTGTTCTTGGCTCCACGGTGAGCCTTGAGTGTGTGCTTCCAGCGCAGGGAGTTTGA
- a CDS encoding NUDIX hydrolase (Derived by automated computational analysis using gene prediction method: Protein Homology.), protein MNMAKPNTAKPVKPRDAASLVLVDHTGLEPRILMGKRHAKMSFIPDAFVFPGGKLDPHDHEALPATSLPGDQSFGHTGASQAKTLALAMAAVRETFEETGMLLADKGDIGPATGETWGQFRDLGVAPALHHVSFMARAITPVQSPIRFHARFFKADASALTGTLKGSGELSEIDWYPLSEALKLPIIDVTEFVLTELKNSAEGNPRALPPLYCYLNEKPRVLEPRVLERKVR, encoded by the coding sequence ATGAACATGGCCAAACCAAACACGGCCAAGCCGGTTAAACCGCGCGACGCAGCCTCTCTCGTGCTTGTTGACCACACAGGCCTGGAGCCCCGCATCCTTATGGGCAAACGCCACGCCAAGATGAGCTTCATCCCGGACGCCTTTGTATTTCCAGGTGGCAAGCTAGACCCGCATGACCATGAGGCTCTTCCAGCAACCAGCTTGCCTGGCGACCAGAGCTTTGGACACACCGGCGCCTCACAGGCCAAAACCCTCGCACTTGCGATGGCCGCTGTCCGGGAAACGTTTGAAGAAACCGGCATGCTGCTCGCGGACAAGGGCGATATTGGTCCTGCGACAGGCGAAACCTGGGGACAGTTCCGGGACTTAGGGGTAGCACCAGCCCTTCACCACGTTTCTTTCATGGCCCGAGCCATTACCCCCGTGCAGAGTCCCATTCGCTTTCATGCACGCTTTTTTAAAGCAGACGCTTCAGCCCTCACAGGCACGCTAAAAGGCAGCGGCGAATTGAGTGAAATAGACTGGTACCCGCTTTCAGAAGCTCTGAAACTGCCAATTATCGATGTCACGGAATTCGTTCTTACAGAACTCAAAAATTCTGCTGAAGGTAATCCCCGGGCGCTTCCTCCACTTTATTGTTATCTGAACGAGAAACCCAGAGTCTTGGAACCGAGGGTCCTTGAACGCAAAGTCCGCTAA
- the dprA gene encoding DNA-processing protein DprA (Derived by automated computational analysis using gene prediction method: Protein Homology. GO_process: GO:0009294 - DNA-mediated transformation [Evidence IEA]), which translates to MPATLSDQERLDRLRLIRSENVGPVTFRDLLEQFGSAGDALAALPDLAKRGGRKRAIKIASATQAKQERNEAHKLGAELLFVGEKAYPPLLSQTDPPPPVIAAVGALHLLEQPSLAIVGSRSASAAGLRMAADLSHDLGEAGFVITSGLARGIDAAAHKATLSTGTIAVIAGGIDIVYPKENRGLYEQIKEQGVLVSEMPPGTRPQGRHFPRRNRIIAGLSRGVIVVEAALRSGSLITARFALEQNREVMVVPGSPLDPRAKGGNRLIKQGAALVESADDVLNWLEQSPPPLFSEGDEMPYASHPAPPPEPTKSEREHLFSLLGPTPVEQDELIRLSGLPARTVIALLLEIDLAGRLIRDNGQRVSLLQQETEETV; encoded by the coding sequence ATGCCAGCAACTCTTTCTGATCAGGAACGATTGGATAGGCTCCGGCTGATCCGAAGCGAGAATGTCGGTCCTGTCACCTTTCGAGATCTTCTGGAACAGTTTGGGTCTGCTGGCGACGCTTTGGCCGCACTCCCCGACCTTGCTAAACGCGGCGGACGAAAGAGAGCGATTAAAATCGCAAGCGCCACTCAGGCCAAGCAGGAAAGGAACGAAGCCCACAAATTGGGCGCTGAGCTTTTGTTTGTCGGCGAAAAAGCCTATCCCCCACTTTTGTCTCAAACCGATCCCCCGCCGCCGGTCATCGCGGCTGTCGGCGCTCTACACCTGCTCGAACAACCAAGCCTTGCAATTGTCGGCTCTCGCAGTGCCTCTGCAGCAGGACTTCGAATGGCTGCAGATCTCTCCCACGACCTGGGAGAAGCGGGCTTCGTCATTACCTCTGGCCTTGCCCGCGGCATTGACGCAGCAGCGCACAAAGCAACGCTCTCCACCGGCACCATCGCGGTCATCGCGGGCGGCATAGATATTGTGTACCCGAAGGAAAACCGAGGCCTCTACGAACAAATCAAAGAACAAGGAGTCCTGGTCAGCGAAATGCCCCCTGGAACCAGGCCTCAGGGACGCCATTTCCCACGCCGCAACAGGATCATCGCCGGCCTGTCTCGTGGCGTGATCGTTGTTGAGGCAGCGCTGAGATCAGGATCGCTAATCACCGCGCGTTTTGCCCTGGAACAAAACCGGGAGGTAATGGTCGTACCGGGTTCCCCATTGGACCCGCGGGCAAAAGGTGGCAACAGGCTCATCAAACAAGGTGCTGCCTTGGTAGAAAGCGCCGATGACGTCCTGAACTGGTTGGAACAGTCACCACCGCCTCTCTTTTCAGAAGGAGACGAGATGCCCTACGCCAGCCACCCAGCACCGCCGCCAGAGCCAACAAAATCAGAGCGAGAACACCTGTTCTCTCTCTTAGGTCCAACACCGGTGGAACAAGACGAGCTCATCCGCCTCTCAGGCCTGCCTGCCAGAACAGTTATTGCGCTGCTGCTTGAGATTGACCTTGCAGGTAGATTGATTAGAGACAATGGCCAGCGGGTGTCACTGCTTCAGCAAGAAACTGAAGAAACTGTGTAA
- a CDS encoding DUF983 domain-containing protein (Derived by automated computational analysis using gene prediction method: Protein Homology.) codes for MTSIADTADEPRSVWQSIRRGAAFKCPSCGEGQVFRKYLKVADNCGQCGEELHHHRADDAPPYFTIFIVGHIVVPAMLWIEMAYRPDAWIHAAIWGPLTLALTLTVLPITKGAVVGMQWAVRMHGFGGHED; via the coding sequence ATGACAAGTATTGCAGATACGGCAGACGAACCTCGTTCGGTCTGGCAATCCATCCGCAGAGGCGCAGCCTTCAAATGCCCGTCTTGTGGCGAGGGCCAGGTTTTCCGGAAATATCTGAAAGTTGCCGATAATTGTGGTCAATGCGGCGAAGAACTGCATCACCACCGTGCAGACGATGCCCCACCCTATTTTACCATCTTCATCGTTGGTCATATCGTGGTCCCGGCCATGCTCTGGATTGAAATGGCCTATCGGCCTGATGCCTGGATCCATGCCGCCATCTGGGGGCCACTAACTTTAGCGCTCACCCTCACTGTCCTCCCCATCACCAAGGGGGCTGTAGTTGGCATGCAATGGGCGGTCAGAATGCACGGCTTTGGCGGTCACGAAGACTAG